From Pelotomaculum schinkii, one genomic window encodes:
- a CDS encoding ABC transporter ATP-binding protein, with the protein MSDIIATTGLCKQYGKVLRVKDLDLKVPEGTVYGFLGPNGAGKSTTMKMILGLARPTAGTVTVFGKQLNRRNRLAILKDVGSLIESPSYYGHLTGTENLRIICVLKGVPDKDINRVLHIVRLENQKEKKVSQYSMGMKQRLGLACALLGNPKLLILDEPTNGLDPAGMQEMRELICSLPQQYGMTVMVSSHLLSEIDQIATNVGIISRGELIFQDSLATLYEKSRTNIAVRTQDNEAAAKILGERGVSCQPQDHYLLLPRLSDNELVVHISRLFERNIGVVRIEERRKSLEDIFLELTGTAVSL; encoded by the coding sequence ATGTCTGATATTATCGCAACAACCGGCCTTTGCAAGCAGTACGGCAAGGTACTGCGGGTGAAGGACCTGGATCTGAAAGTGCCGGAAGGGACTGTTTACGGCTTTCTCGGACCGAACGGCGCGGGCAAATCCACCACAATGAAAATGATCCTGGGACTTGCGAGGCCGACAGCCGGAACCGTTACCGTGTTTGGCAAACAGCTTAATAGACGGAACAGGCTCGCCATCCTGAAGGACGTAGGATCCCTGATCGAATCACCCAGCTATTACGGACACCTGACGGGAACGGAAAATCTCCGGATTATCTGTGTGCTCAAGGGTGTGCCGGATAAGGATATAAACAGGGTCCTGCACATTGTCCGACTGGAAAACCAGAAGGAGAAAAAGGTCTCGCAGTACTCGATGGGCATGAAGCAGCGACTTGGGCTTGCTTGCGCGCTGCTGGGCAACCCGAAGCTTTTGATTCTCGACGAACCGACAAACGGCCTTGACCCGGCGGGTATGCAGGAGATGCGCGAGCTGATTTGCTCCCTGCCGCAGCAGTACGGAATGACGGTGATGGTCTCAAGCCATCTGCTCAGCGAGATCGACCAGATCGCCACAAATGTCGGAATCATCAGTCGCGGCGAGCTTATTTTTCAGGACAGTTTAGCAACACTTTATGAAAAAAGCAGAACCAACATTGCCGTCCGCACGCAAGATAACGAGGCGGCGGCAAAAATACTCGGCGAGCGGGGCGTTTCCTGCCAGCCGCAGGATCACTATCTCTTGTTGCCCAGGCTTTCCGACAACGAGCTTGTCGTCCATATCTCCCGGCTTTTTGAAAGAAACATAGGCGTTGTACGCATCGAAGAACGGCGCAAGAGCCTTGAGGATATCTTCCTCGAACTGACCGGAACGGCGGTGAGCTTATGA
- a CDS encoding response regulator transcription factor: MDDIFACKLLIIDDEPELRRMVTEILRREGFMRIISAADCKEARRLFASEKPDGVILDVSLPDGDGFSLMREFRAASAVPVLFLSARDEDENRLLGLGLGADDYITKPFLPRELTLRLRAVLSRAYFPVVLKQNKKPVFRLGETEIDLNSGSVTTKKDQLMLTAKEFALLEKLYENRGNIVTGDSLCRAAWGDDLYGYENTLMVHIRRLREKIEPEPSSPRYLLTVRGLGYKLTGAEGK, from the coding sequence ATGGACGATATTTTTGCCTGTAAGCTTCTTATCATAGACGACGAGCCGGAGCTGCGCAGGATGGTAACTGAAATACTGCGGCGGGAAGGTTTTATGCGGATCATTTCCGCCGCCGACTGCAAAGAGGCGCGCCGGCTCTTTGCGTCGGAGAAGCCGGACGGTGTGATTCTGGATGTTTCCCTGCCGGACGGAGACGGTTTTTCCCTGATGCGGGAATTTCGCGCCGCGTCGGCTGTTCCGGTATTGTTTCTTTCCGCGCGCGACGAGGATGAAAACCGCTTGCTCGGACTTGGTCTCGGCGCGGACGACTATATCACGAAGCCCTTTTTACCCCGCGAACTGACGCTAAGACTCCGCGCGGTGTTAAGCCGCGCCTATTTTCCGGTCGTGCTAAAGCAAAATAAAAAGCCGGTCTTCCGTTTGGGCGAAACGGAAATCGACTTAAACAGCGGCTCAGTTACAACAAAAAAAGACCAGCTTATGCTCACCGCAAAGGAATTTGCACTGCTTGAAAAGCTCTATGAAAACCGGGGAAACATCGTCACCGGCGACAGCCTGTGCCGCGCCGCGTGGGGTGACGACCTGTACGGATATGAAAACACGCTGATGGTGCACATCCGCCGTCTGCGCGAGAAGATTGAACCAGAACCGTCTTCCCCACGTTATCTTCTCACTGTGCGGGGACTTGGCTACAAGTTGACGGGGGCTGAAGGCAAATGA
- a CDS encoding sensor histidine kinase translates to MKSMMKILSRYVLSAAGVALILLIINFAVLAAWLVQAAKIEQRDYSVSQIADGLTKSDGVYTLSESAGETIDKRFQWAMLLDDDGSVIWSKNLPGDVPLKFTVSDVAGFTRWYLNDYPVYVWRHPDGLFVLGRARGSVWKHDIDMPQKVMDNTLVWIPAVLILNVVTAVLLALLFGLRLFRSLKPLAKGIEDMAEKRPVELSTRGLLGDLAAGLNKTSAQLTKQEAALNKRDNARTTWIAGVSHDIRTPLSLVMGYASQLEDDSELPPAKREQAGIIRRQSERIKVLVSDLNLASKLEYDMQPLRRNSVGLAALLRGVVADFLNGGLDHRYAMDVTIGKEAQNAAVTGDEELLRRAVANLIANSIRHNPKGCAIKAALEKGLGNCFLTVSDNGAGFPQEILENLNHPEGSAGLQNHGLGLTIVRQIIRAHGGTTQFHNLPEGGCTVVLCLPVSVADVSGPKNR, encoded by the coding sequence ATGAAAAGCATGATGAAAATCCTGTCCCGTTATGTGCTCTCGGCTGCCGGGGTAGCGCTTATTCTGCTCATCATCAATTTTGCGGTATTGGCAGCGTGGTTGGTTCAGGCTGCCAAAATAGAGCAAAGGGATTACAGTGTCTCACAGATCGCGGATGGTCTGACCAAATCAGACGGCGTTTACACGCTTTCCGAATCCGCAGGGGAGACGATTGACAAGCGGTTTCAGTGGGCGATGCTGCTGGACGATGACGGCAGTGTGATATGGAGCAAAAATCTGCCCGGCGACGTGCCGCTTAAGTTTACCGTTTCCGATGTGGCCGGCTTTACCCGCTGGTATTTAAACGACTATCCGGTTTATGTCTGGCGGCATCCGGACGGTCTTTTTGTGCTGGGCCGCGCCAGGGGCAGTGTGTGGAAGCATGATATTGACATGCCGCAGAAGGTAATGGATAATACTCTGGTGTGGATTCCGGCTGTTTTAATTCTCAACGTCGTCACGGCCGTTCTGCTTGCCCTGCTGTTCGGCCTGCGGCTGTTCCGTTCCCTGAAGCCGCTTGCAAAGGGCATTGAGGATATGGCCGAAAAACGTCCGGTAGAGCTTTCCACACGTGGTCTTCTCGGCGATCTTGCCGCCGGGCTCAACAAAACTTCTGCCCAGCTAACAAAACAGGAGGCCGCTCTCAATAAGAGGGACAATGCCCGCACAACATGGATTGCCGGCGTGTCCCACGACATCCGCACACCGCTTTCTCTGGTCATGGGTTATGCAAGCCAGCTTGAGGACGACTCAGAGCTGCCGCCGGCCAAGCGGGAACAGGCGGGTATTATCCGCAGGCAGAGCGAACGGATCAAGGTGCTGGTCAGCGACTTGAATCTTGCTTCCAAGTTGGAATACGACATGCAGCCGCTGCGTCGAAACTCCGTTGGGCTGGCTGCGCTCTTGCGTGGCGTTGTCGCCGATTTTTTAAACGGTGGACTTGATCATCGCTATGCAATGGACGTAACGATCGGTAAAGAGGCACAAAATGCCGCAGTCACCGGCGATGAGGAGCTTTTGCGACGCGCGGTTGCCAATTTGATCGCGAACAGCATTCGCCATAACCCAAAGGGTTGCGCGATAAAAGCAGCTCTGGAAAAGGGCCTGGGCAATTGCTTTCTCACTGTTTCCGACAACGGAGCAGGCTTCCCGCAGGAAATTCTCGAAAACCTGAATCATCCTGAAGGTTCTGCCGGGCTGCAAAACCATGGCTTAGGCCTCACCATCGTCCGGCAGATCATAAGAGCGCACGGGGGAACCACGCAATTTCATAATCTGCCCGAAGGCGGCTGCACAGTTGTACTCTGCCTGCCCGTAAGCGTTGCGGACGTAAGCGGTCCAAAAAATCGATGA
- a CDS encoding IS91 family transposase encodes MIEVQDIFREHGDEYLRQHPLNTVQIKAYRAILNCRTHALGGHIDTCDQCGHQRISYNSCRNRHCPKCQMLAKEQWIESQERCLLNIGYFHVVFTVPNELYMVFRQNQETMYTLFFKAVSETLLELGQNPKYLGAKLGVTAILHTWGQNLLYHPHIHCVVPGGGLTSAGHWKNSRKKFFIPVKVLSKKFRGKFLALMRAAQLRFDESTNKLNSSREYALFLQDLYNKDWVTYCKPPFGNTGKVIQYLSRYTHRVAISNNRILALQDDKVTFSWRDYADHNKVKQMTITAEEFIRRFMLHVLPRGFRKIRHYGLLASGGKTKRIQLCRQLTNTPFSILSKPRSLFEILIDKFNDTFRKCPCCRIGMMIRASPLP; translated from the coding sequence ATGATTGAAGTGCAGGACATCTTTCGGGAACATGGCGATGAATACTTGCGCCAGCATCCGCTTAATACCGTTCAAATAAAGGCATATCGCGCTATCTTGAACTGCCGGACTCATGCTTTGGGCGGGCATATAGATACATGTGACCAATGTGGCCATCAACGTATCTCTTATAATTCCTGCCGAAACAGACATTGCCCCAAATGCCAAATGCTTGCCAAAGAACAATGGATCGAAAGCCAGGAACGTTGCCTGCTTAACATTGGCTATTTCCATGTCGTGTTTACGGTGCCGAACGAATTGTATATGGTATTCCGGCAGAACCAGGAAACGATGTACACTTTATTCTTCAAAGCTGTCTCGGAAACCTTGTTAGAGTTAGGCCAAAATCCAAAATATCTCGGCGCCAAACTCGGAGTAACCGCAATTCTCCACACATGGGGGCAGAACCTTCTGTATCATCCCCACATCCATTGTGTTGTACCGGGCGGCGGGTTGACCAGCGCCGGTCATTGGAAAAACTCGCGCAAGAAGTTCTTCATTCCGGTTAAGGTATTGTCCAAGAAATTCCGGGGGAAATTTCTCGCTCTCATGCGTGCGGCTCAATTACGCTTCGATGAATCTACGAACAAACTCAATAGTTCGAGAGAATATGCCCTCTTTCTGCAGGATTTGTATAACAAGGACTGGGTAACCTATTGCAAACCGCCCTTCGGCAATACCGGCAAGGTGATTCAATATTTAAGCCGCTACACACATCGCGTGGCTATTTCCAACAATCGGATTCTGGCGCTTCAAGATGATAAAGTCACATTTAGTTGGCGGGACTATGCCGACCATAACAAGGTCAAGCAGATGACTATTACAGCCGAAGAATTTATCCGCCGCTTTATGCTCCATGTACTGCCTCGAGGATTCCGGAAGATACGACACTACGGACTTTTGGCTTCCGGAGGGAAAACCAAACGGATACAGTTATGCCGGCAACTTACGAATACACCTTTTAGCATACTCTCTAAGCCGCGTTCATTATTCGAAATCCTCATTGACAAGTTCAATGATACATTTCGTAAATGTCCCTGCTGCAGAATAGGAATGATGATACGCGCATCTCCTCTTCCGTAA
- a CDS encoding tyrosine-type recombinase/integrase — translation MMTNRQALQRLKADIQLRGLSRNTLDSYTTHVGIFLNHCKKPIEKLNEMDVRSFLGHLIVEKKLSPGTVNVYSASIRFFFAVTLNRTMNYLQIPRLKRPKKLPEILTRNEVAELISQTTNAKHKALLLMVYGSGLRVSELASLKTTDIDSASMRVLVRGGKGQKDRYTLLPESALFALRDYWRKYRPKSSDGYIFPGIKNVGHITTSAVARAIKEALAKTAIQKSVSPHTLRHCFATHLLEDGLSLLQIKALLGHASISSTTIYLHLANTTNGITSPADNMPQKFVDCPL, via the coding sequence ATGATGACTAACCGTCAGGCGCTGCAACGCCTGAAAGCTGACATCCAGCTTAGGGGGCTATCCAGAAACACACTCGATTCCTATACGACTCATGTTGGGATCTTCCTTAATCACTGCAAAAAACCTATCGAGAAACTCAATGAAATGGACGTTCGAAGTTTCCTGGGACACTTGATTGTCGAAAAGAAATTATCGCCAGGCACGGTCAATGTTTACAGTGCTTCCATTCGCTTCTTCTTCGCAGTTACGCTGAACCGGACGATGAACTATCTACAAATTCCACGCCTTAAGCGGCCTAAGAAGCTACCGGAGATTTTAACGCGGAATGAAGTTGCAGAACTAATTTCCCAGACAACGAATGCCAAACACAAAGCCCTGCTCTTAATGGTGTACGGTTCCGGCTTACGAGTCAGCGAACTTGCCAGTCTCAAAACGACGGATATTGATTCGGCATCCATGCGGGTTTTGGTGCGCGGCGGGAAAGGCCAAAAGGATCGCTATACTCTTCTGCCCGAAAGCGCTTTATTCGCGTTGCGTGACTATTGGCGCAAGTACCGCCCGAAAAGCTCAGATGGATACATTTTTCCCGGAATCAAAAATGTTGGGCATATCACAACAAGCGCAGTAGCACGAGCGATTAAAGAAGCGCTTGCCAAGACAGCTATCCAAAAGAGTGTGTCGCCGCATACCCTTCGGCACTGTTTCGCCACTCACTTATTAGAGGACGGGCTAAGTCTACTCCAAATAAAGGCTTTGCTCGGACACGCCAGCATTTCCTCAACCACGATCTATCTTCATCTGGCAAACACCACGAACGGAATAACCAGTCCGGCGGACAACATGCCTCAGAAGTTTGTGGACTGCCCATTATGA
- a CDS encoding tyrosine-type recombinase/integrase, which yields MKNKGMQTGTLFFSMTLEFLQTYLPRQLGRSPKTIKSYRDSLTVFRRYLYDECHISVGTFKFDDCSQKCIQEFIIYLKDNGNSPGTCNQRLTALKSYLWFAADRNIAVQSVALSISRIPQCKVPKKEKETLSEEALTTILQQPPNTKMGLRDRVIMILLYDSAVRLDELLCLTLKDLSLQTDNPYIRISGKGNKERIVAITPKTADHLKQYLSVYHKKELNVNEYVFITKIKGITDRMSPGNVERFIKQYAESARKKCIQIPLKVHPHMFRRTRATDLYQSGVELELVSRILGHSSTETTKVYAKPSLEMLRKAIESVETPEQANEEPLWSKCCEEEMAMLCGLR from the coding sequence ATGAAGAATAAAGGAATGCAGACCGGAACATTGTTTTTTTCAATGACTTTAGAGTTCCTTCAAACATATCTTCCACGCCAATTAGGAAGAAGCCCTAAAACCATTAAATCATACAGAGATTCTCTGACTGTTTTTAGGCGGTATCTGTATGATGAATGCCACATATCCGTTGGCACCTTTAAATTTGATGACTGCAGTCAGAAATGCATCCAGGAATTTATCATATATCTAAAGGATAATGGAAATAGCCCCGGAACCTGCAATCAGAGACTTACCGCATTAAAGTCTTATCTATGGTTTGCTGCTGATAGAAATATTGCAGTCCAGTCAGTTGCGTTGAGCATTTCCAGAATACCACAATGCAAAGTTCCTAAAAAGGAAAAAGAAACATTAAGCGAAGAAGCTCTGACTACCATCCTGCAGCAACCCCCGAATACGAAAATGGGATTACGTGACCGTGTTATTATGATACTTCTTTACGATTCTGCAGTAAGATTGGATGAGCTGCTATGCCTTACACTAAAGGATCTTTCCCTGCAGACTGATAATCCTTATATCCGAATTTCAGGAAAAGGGAACAAAGAACGTATAGTTGCTATCACTCCGAAAACAGCAGATCATCTGAAGCAATATTTGTCGGTATATCATAAAAAGGAATTAAACGTGAACGAATATGTATTCATTACTAAAATCAAAGGAATCACAGACAGGATGTCTCCCGGAAATGTAGAACGTTTTATTAAACAATATGCAGAAAGCGCAAGAAAAAAATGTATTCAAATACCGTTAAAAGTACATCCACATATGTTTAGGCGGACAAGAGCAACCGATCTCTACCAAAGTGGCGTGGAACTTGAACTTGTGTCAAGAATTCTCGGGCATTCATCTACAGAAACAACAAAAGTCTATGCAAAACCATCATTAGAAATGCTTAGAAAAGCAATCGAATCCGTAGAAACACCGGAACAAGCAAACGAAGAACCATTGTGGTCTAAATGTTGCGAAGAAGAAATGGCTATGCTGTGTGGTTTAAGATAA
- a CDS encoding tyrosine-type recombinase/integrase, with amino-acid sequence MNKNYVYHSSLAPYIEVLICQKRADGFLYEYEAYILKTFDDFCIDKGFCEPVITRDLVMEWAIQRPTEGVNYRNQRVSFIRQLSLYMNSLGINSYIPRQTASTATTVPHILSADELKSLYQVVDSYLPDNEEWHRFSMEYQVILRLYYCCGLRLAEVCNLRVKDVNLDDGILKIIQSKGNKDRLVYMADDVTNLCRNYHKRMASLLPGSEWFFPGRVPRQPIRKTSMDKKFKQFWNMTPFADSCDKAPTIHALRHTFVVNRMNEWMLKGISLNTMMPYLSRYLGHSSVEDTFYYYHQVDKAFQIVRQKDFLSGRVIPEVVPYEE; translated from the coding sequence ATGAATAAAAACTATGTTTATCATAGCAGCCTTGCTCCATATATCGAAGTACTGATCTGTCAGAAAAGGGCTGATGGTTTCCTATATGAGTATGAAGCATATATCCTGAAAACTTTTGATGACTTTTGTATAGATAAAGGATTCTGTGAGCCAGTCATAACAAGGGATCTGGTAATGGAATGGGCTATCCAAAGACCAACAGAAGGAGTTAATTATCGCAACCAAAGGGTTTCTTTCATCCGGCAATTATCCCTATATATGAATTCTCTCGGAATCAACTCATACATACCCCGACAGACAGCATCAACAGCTACCACAGTTCCTCATATATTAAGTGCAGACGAATTAAAGAGCTTATATCAGGTAGTCGATTCCTATCTTCCCGATAATGAAGAATGGCACCGTTTTTCCATGGAGTACCAAGTCATCTTGAGGCTTTATTACTGCTGCGGTTTACGGCTGGCAGAAGTATGTAATCTTAGAGTAAAGGATGTAAATCTTGATGATGGTATTTTAAAAATCATACAGTCGAAAGGAAACAAGGACCGGCTGGTATACATGGCAGACGACGTTACCAATCTGTGCAGGAATTATCATAAAAGGATGGCGTCCTTACTGCCCGGTTCTGAATGGTTTTTCCCGGGCAGAGTCCCGAGGCAACCAATCCGGAAAACAAGCATGGATAAGAAGTTCAAACAGTTCTGGAACATGACACCGTTTGCGGATTCCTGTGACAAAGCTCCTACCATACATGCATTAAGGCATACTTTTGTTGTCAACAGGATGAACGAATGGATGCTTAAGGGAATCAGCTTGAACACCATGATGCCGTACTTGAGCAGATACCTTGGTCATTCCAGTGTGGAAGACACCTTTTACTATTATCATCAGGTGGACAAGGCGTTTCAAATTGTGCGCCAGAAAGACTTCTTGTCAGGCAGAGTGATTCCGGAGGTGGTTCCTTATGAAGAATAA
- a CDS encoding tyrosine-type recombinase/integrase — protein MYQDYDNAVGKVNKYLIENHFSTSVIYGHLHCYRSFKQYLEEKQLPYSHKEAEKWLNNNRPGWKHSKFKMSRLSLFRLNDVMKNGCITTDSYVYENSCNYDRLPEWCRLLLDGYLNDLSHSFSEGYVVEHRVACSKFLIYISSIGGKNTEDINHKNVIGYYYQSQHSTVQAKNLYNRNIRHFLKYLADKDLIPASLKYSLDRFIVPRIIIIDELPDEKKEAYIHCLDQTSGKISATEYYSIAKKLGDTYLDRHNYSKTMKKIFRKAWRELYIFLEANGLSYSYETAEYWCICLKNYTVQWKSYRRAIKLFEQYRAYGDIKPNIVYSYKEDSINILPEWSRSLLLGFLSKKQKEGNSVSTVSMYRSSCLRFLKFLNRKEIRCCAMISPEIIKEFHISDPHSTAEARNAYSVRIRGFLDYLADMGYLPVTLQLALTTECAQKTEIVETLTEEEVASVYSFRTNAEKPMELRNTAMVLIGLRMGLRASDITGMKLADISWEERTISVQQQKTDRFVKLPMPVDVGNSLYRYIMNGRPRVDSDNVFITHRVPYGKLDTSCCRRALNKALNKQKQGFHITRKTFASRMLKSRTNTDTIADSLGHSNTSTVLKYLATDGDTMRQCALSLKGIEVKGGMLS, from the coding sequence ATGTATCAAGATTATGACAACGCAGTTGGTAAGGTAAATAAATATCTTATCGAAAATCATTTTTCAACGTCTGTCATTTACGGTCATTTACATTGTTATCGTTCGTTCAAACAGTATCTGGAAGAAAAACAGCTTCCTTATTCACATAAAGAAGCGGAAAAGTGGTTAAACAATAACAGACCGGGCTGGAAGCATTCTAAATTTAAAATGTCTAGACTTTCACTTTTTCGGCTTAATGATGTCATGAAAAATGGGTGTATTACTACCGATAGCTATGTATACGAAAATTCCTGCAACTATGACAGGCTTCCTGAGTGGTGCCGATTGTTGCTGGATGGTTACCTGAATGATCTTTCGCATTCATTTAGTGAAGGCTATGTAGTAGAACACAGGGTAGCCTGTTCTAAATTCCTGATTTACATTAGCAGCATTGGCGGAAAGAATACAGAGGATATCAACCACAAAAACGTTATAGGGTATTATTACCAAAGCCAACACAGTACTGTGCAGGCTAAAAACTTATACAATCGTAACATACGGCATTTCCTTAAATATCTGGCCGATAAAGATTTGATACCTGCATCGCTAAAGTATTCATTGGATCGATTTATCGTTCCGAGGATAATTATCATAGATGAACTTCCTGATGAGAAAAAAGAAGCTTATATACATTGCTTAGACCAGACTTCAGGCAAAATTTCCGCAACTGAGTACTATTCCATTGCTAAGAAATTGGGAGATACTTATCTTGACCGTCATAATTATTCAAAAACAATGAAGAAAATATTCCGTAAAGCATGGAGAGAATTGTATATTTTTCTGGAGGCAAACGGACTTAGTTATTCATACGAAACAGCAGAATACTGGTGTATCTGCCTTAAAAACTACACTGTCCAGTGGAAATCTTACAGGCGTGCCATAAAACTTTTTGAACAGTATAGGGCATATGGGGATATAAAGCCAAATATCGTATATTCGTATAAAGAAGATTCCATTAACATACTACCCGAGTGGAGCCGTAGCCTGCTTCTCGGCTTTCTGTCAAAGAAGCAGAAAGAAGGAAATTCCGTCTCCACAGTCAGTATGTACCGTTCTTCGTGTCTGAGGTTTTTGAAATTTCTTAATAGGAAAGAAATCAGGTGCTGTGCTATGATAAGCCCTGAAATCATAAAGGAATTCCATATTTCAGATCCTCATTCAACAGCAGAAGCAAGAAATGCTTACAGTGTGAGGATACGTGGGTTTCTGGATTATCTTGCCGACATGGGATATTTGCCTGTAACGCTTCAGTTAGCTCTGACCACTGAATGCGCACAAAAAACAGAAATAGTGGAAACACTTACGGAAGAAGAAGTCGCTTCTGTTTACAGTTTCAGAACAAATGCAGAAAAACCTATGGAGTTAAGAAATACGGCCATGGTTCTCATTGGGCTTCGTATGGGACTGCGTGCCTCTGATATTACAGGAATGAAACTTGCGGATATTTCATGGGAGGAACGCACAATTTCTGTACAGCAGCAGAAAACCGACAGGTTTGTAAAACTTCCCATGCCGGTGGATGTTGGAAACAGTCTGTACAGGTATATCATGAACGGAAGGCCCCGCGTGGATTCCGATAATGTATTTATTACCCACAGGGTTCCTTACGGAAAACTTGACACAAGCTGTTGCCGCCGTGCGTTAAACAAAGCATTGAATAAACAGAAACAAGGCTTTCATATTACTAGAAAAACATTTGCATCCCGAATGCTCAAGAGTAGAACAAATACCGATACGATAGCAGATTCGCTCGGGCATAGCAACACTTCGACCGTCCTTAAATACCTGGCAACAGATGGTGATACCATGAGGCAGTGTGCTCTTTCCCTCAAAGGCATTGAAGTAAAGGGAGGAATGCTGTCATGA
- a CDS encoding DUF4349 domain-containing protein has product MMNKTYAAIILLAVLLLLGGCGAPKQGAAPVASEKSYENGAVAGAGSESFSTVANDADGQAPVERKVTRKASLVMAVSNVTESYNQIQVIVNESGGYLQNADIHSADGQMRSTLTLRVPAAKLEEILSALEPLGKVEGKNISGQDVTEEYYDATARKANLERQEKRLLELYNKAGTVKDILEIENELTRVRGEIESLQARLNVLDNLISLATITVELRAPGGISTGSTLKEPLGTRLKAAWQMGVNGLVNFSEGLLLLGVVLLPYTPFLAAAYLLFYYIVRKRRLKSKDSPTDRGAV; this is encoded by the coding sequence ATGATGAATAAGACTTACGCTGCTATCATTTTACTGGCGGTACTGTTGTTGTTGGGCGGATGCGGCGCCCCCAAACAGGGTGCGGCGCCGGTGGCAAGTGAAAAATCCTATGAGAATGGAGCTGTTGCCGGCGCAGGCTCAGAGTCCTTTTCAACCGTAGCAAATGATGCCGACGGACAAGCGCCGGTGGAGCGAAAAGTTACCAGGAAAGCATCCCTGGTCATGGCCGTATCCAATGTTACCGAGTCTTATAATCAGATTCAGGTCATAGTTAATGAAAGTGGCGGCTATTTGCAAAATGCCGACATTCATTCGGCAGACGGACAAATGCGGAGCACGTTGACCTTAAGGGTGCCGGCAGCAAAACTGGAAGAAATTTTGTCTGCCCTGGAACCCCTGGGTAAGGTTGAAGGCAAAAACATTTCCGGACAAGATGTCACCGAGGAATATTATGATGCGACCGCCCGCAAGGCAAACCTGGAAAGACAGGAAAAAAGACTCTTAGAGCTATATAACAAAGCTGGGACAGTGAAAGACATCCTGGAAATTGAAAACGAGCTGACCAGGGTGCGGGGCGAAATAGAGTCCCTGCAGGCACGGCTCAATGTCCTGGATAATCTGATCAGTCTGGCTACAATAACGGTTGAACTACGGGCGCCCGGAGGTATCTCCACCGGTTCAACGCTAAAGGAGCCCCTGGGCACACGTTTGAAGGCTGCCTGGCAAATGGGCGTCAACGGGCTGGTGAACTTTTCGGAGGGCCTTTTACTGCTCGGAGTGGTTCTTCTGCCTTATACTCCTTTTCTGGCGGCGGCTTATTTGCTGTTCTACTACATAGTCAGGAAAAGAAGACTTAAGAGTAAAGACAGCCCCACCGATAGGGGGGCGGTTTAG